The following are from one region of the Desulfuromonas sp. genome:
- a CDS encoding chemotaxis protein, with translation MTENRLLLTLMALFILMVSSIAPAAQDLDEFDIKSKKTAERCAEEIVDQFELLLTGGHLTMAQLFDTFYIPIPGTDPQKFHTQYDKLTDGILRPILDKYLESESRFIFVVAVDRNGYLPTHNSRYSQPMTDDNDHNTKWNRTKRIFNDRTGLAAARNRDPYLLQRYSRDTGEIMTDLSVPIFIKKRHWGALRIGYKK, from the coding sequence CTCCTGACCCTGATGGCACTATTTATTTTAATGGTAAGCTCCATTGCGCCGGCGGCACAGGACCTTGATGAATTTGATATCAAATCAAAAAAAACCGCTGAACGCTGTGCCGAAGAGATTGTCGATCAGTTTGAACTTCTGCTGACCGGCGGCCATCTGACCATGGCTCAGCTGTTTGACACATTTTATATTCCGATCCCGGGAACCGATCCACAGAAGTTCCATACGCAATATGACAAGTTGACCGATGGCATACTCCGCCCGATTCTCGATAAATATCTTGAATCCGAATCACGATTTATTTTTGTCGTCGCCGTCGACCGTAACGGCTATCTGCCAACACACAACTCGAGATACTCTCAACCGATGACTGACGACAATGATCACAACACCAAATGGAACCGGACAAAAAGAATTTTCAATGACCGTACCGGATTGGCCGCGGCCCGCAACCGGGACCCGTATCTGTTGCAGCGTTACAGCCGGGACACCGGTGAAATCATGACTGACCTGTCAGTACCAATATTCATCAAAAAAAGACATTGGGGCGCTCTACGCATCGGTTACAAAAAATAA